The genomic stretch GCCTGCTCCTCCCCAAAAGCAAAATCATCCCAGTtcacaccctcccctccccagacacACATACAAACTATGTATCTCACAAAGCCAGTCTGAACAGAGCAGACAGACTCCTTTCAAACCTCTCAGGCCATGAAAACTACAGAATCCTCTCACTGGCTCTTCCCACCAACTGTGATAGTATTTGTGTTACAGGGATTATGTGAATGTCTCAAAAGAACCCAGAAGCACCACTTAGGGCCCAACCACCTCATCACATACTCATCAGATTAAAGTCAGAGCGTTAAgatttcatttggaaataagaGATTGATCACTGCAGAGTGTACACACCTTCCTCCTACAGAACCTGTGCTCCACAGTGGTCAGCTCCTCAATGCAGTAATCTGCTCACATATGACCTTCCTGAAAATTTTCCTGCTTCCTGAAGGTAAAATCCAGGAACACCAGCATGTCCCCCTCTCCCTGAGGACATAGTTCTGGGAGAGTTCACCAGCCAGCCCAAAGACACTACCCCTCAACACTCTTATGCTCGCCCCATCTTGTCTTGGACTCTTCACCCCAGAGGGTCCCCACAATCCTGTGACTAAGCTTGCTAGATGTCTACCTGTGTCTGAGACACTCtgtctttgctttctcttcttctctacAGCTTACCAAACCAATGGCCAATTTCCCATTGTCAATCATTTGTATTGTCTGTTGTCACTATTCACAGCCCCCAGGAGTTCAGGGAAAGAGTCTGTCACCTCAACAATGAATCTCCAGTGCGTGGGGTCATGACTAGATGTGGTCACTGCTCGCTAAACACTGCTTGATCACCAGCctcatggaaggaaggaagaaaatttgcATTTACAGAAACTCAGGGAAAGGAAGTGTTTCACCCGGGCCAGGCAGATTCTGTGATAGGCAGGGGCAGAACTGAAACTGACATTGGACTGGCTCCCAGACTCTGCTCTACTGCCccagcctggagacctggtacGATGGCCACTTCTGGACGTGGGCTCcatggggaagaggcagagggagtgggatcCGGGGAAACTCACATCTGGTCTGCAAGGCTCCAAGGCCTGCTGCTGTTGGGCCACCCTTCAGGGAGAGAAGAGCAAGACCCTAAGTGGGCTGTTCCCCTTCCTGTGAGGCTGGTCATGAGAGCCCTGTGACTGAAAAAGGGCCTGGGCCATGTCACACCCCACGCATCTGTCCATCCTGCAGGCTCTGGGGATCTTATAAGCTGTCTGCACCTCTGGGGACCATGGAAGGCAGCGCCAGAACCCTGAACTTCACTGCCCTTCTTTGCCTGGGTAAGATCTCTGGAAGAGAGAAGGGATGGGGTTGTTTTCTCCCTGCCCTAGGTCCTGGTTCCTGAGAGACCCCAGGTCAGGGAAGATCTGCTAGGGGGGCAGAACTTCTGGGGGAGGAGTGTCCTGAGCTCCAAATGTGACCCCAGTGCCCGGGGACCCACCCAGGCCTGGAGCAACTACGTGTGGGTGGAGGGACCCATTCACAGGCACTCTCTTCCAGGGCTGTGTTGGGGACCATGGGACCAGGCACAGGCAGGTGAGTCCTCCCCAGATATCCTGCTTCTACCCATAACCCCAGGACAGCTAGGGGCAGAGCGTCAGGGATGATGATGACCAGTGTGGGAGGGGCCTTGGGGTAGCAGGGGGGAAAATAAGGCGTGAATGGCACCCTTGCAACTATGCATCTGATTCCTTTCCAGGGACCCTCCCCAAGCCCTCTATCTGGGCTGACCCAGGCCTCATGGCCACCAAGGGGAGCTCTGTGACCCTCTGGTGTCAGACGTCTCTGCAGGCTGATGCTTACTATCTGTTTAAAGAGAGGGTCTCTAGGTATTTTTACATGGAGATCTCCCAGGATTCCAAAACCAAAGCCAGTTACTTCATTGAATCCATGAGCACACATGAGGCAGGGCGATACCAGTGTGCATATCAGAGCAGGAAGAGCTGGTCACAGCGGAgtgacctcctgaccctggtggTGACAGGTAAGGGCAGGTGCTGACCCGACCTCTGGGGCCCCTCCTCCAGGCTGAAGAGAATGGAATGTGGTCTCAGGGGACCCCTTGCTCACAGCACAGAGTACATGGAGTACGTGGGTTGACTGCCCGCTGTAACATagctccctccttctctctcaggaGTACTTGGGGCACCCACCCTCTCAGCTAACCCAGGCCCTGTGGTGGCCTCAGGAGTGAACATGTCCCTCTCCTGTAGTTCACGTTACCCATGGTACTCATTCCATCTGCTGaaggagcagggagctgatgtgccCCAACACCTGGATTTGACGATCCTTCGTGAGAGGTACCGGGCACTCTTCCCTGTGGGCCCTGTGAACACCTCCCATGGGGGCACCTACAGATGCTACATTTCTCAACAGTCGTACCCGTATTCATGGTCACACCCCAGTGACCCCCTGCACCTTCAGGTCACAGGTGAGGCAGTCCCTGCTGCACCCCATCTTTCTCCTGGGCCCATATGACTGACCTAAGCCATATGCCCAATGGAGCCCTGGGAGTGATGCAGGGTGGGTGACACTGGCCTCCTAGGGCCAGAACTACAGGTTGGAGGCTTTGGGAGGGACCCACGATAGCTTCATGTAGGCTTTGGGCCCAATGTGGGTCTGGGTCCCCTCAGTGTCACTGTGCCCTTCCATGCAGGTGCCTACAGGGAGCCCTCCCTCTCAGCTCAGCCAGGCTCATTGGTTCATTCTGGAGACAACCTGACCCTGCAGTGTCGCTCAGAAGCTGGCTTTGATAGATTCGCTCTGACCAAGGATGAGGAGCTCAGACCTGCCCAGCATCTGGATGGTCAACCCAGCCCCGACTTCCCCCTGGACCCTGTGAACCGCACCCACGGGGGCCGGTACAGGTGCTACAGTGGACACAACCTCTCCTCCACGTGGTCAGCACCCAGTGCCCCTCTGGACATCTTGATCACAGGTGAGGAGTCCCCTGCCCCATGTCCTGTCTGCTGAAGGCTCAGGGGCCACTGTCACCCCTGGGTGATGGGGTCCGGGGAGAGGGTCAGGAGCACAGGCTGAGATGGGGCCATGTTCTAGGGACAGGGGCTGAAAAATGGCCGGTGAGGGTCATGGAGATGAAGGACATCCACTCAGAGAGACAAGAGGAGCTGAGAGGGGGTCCCACACAGAGTCTCTGGAGAGACGAAGGTGGTCCCCCAGCTGGGTCAAGGGCGTATGTGGAGAGGCAGGCCTCTACACATCACGACCTTCCTTTTCCCCAGGAATATACCCAAAACCATCCCTCTCAGCCCAGCCTGGGCCTTCAGTATCCTGGGGAGAGAATGTGACCCTGCAGTGTCGCTCTGAGATCTGGTTCAATACCTTCCACCTGTCCAAGGAGGGGTCCCTTGCTCCTCCCCAGCACCTTCATCTGCAGGATACAGCTATACCGTATGAGGTCAACTTCACCCTGAATCCTGTGACCTCAGACCACCAGGGGACCTACAGGTGCTACAGCTCACACAACTCCTTCCCCTACCTGTTGTCAAGTCCCAGTGACTCCCTGGAGCTCCTTGTCTCAGGTGAGAGGTCCACTCATTTGTCCTTTGATGGCCAAGATGCTCGGGTCATTGGCCTGTCCTTGCAGAGATCTGGGCTGGGATGGAAGAGGGAATTAAGGAGCCCAACCATTGGATGATCCCTcttatcaggaataaaaaaaacagagtCCATGCCATGTTCATGTCTTACCTACACCAGAGGAAAAGAGGCAGACCAGGCGAGTGGGGAGGAGGTGAAGACTATAAAGGAACTGTGAGGAGGTACGGTGGGGTGAGGAGAACAGAGAGAGCCACCACAGCCCCACAGCCTGCTTCTTGTTCTAAGCAGCATTTGGAGACTGCAGGCCTTCACCCCATGGACAATCTTCATGTCTGCTGGGTTAGAGTCTTCTTAGCCTGCAGGAAACACAGCCTTCCCAGGCCTAGGCTGAACTTTGCTGATTCtctgcactttatttatttatt from Canis aureus isolate CA01 chromosome 1, VMU_Caureus_v.1.0, whole genome shotgun sequence encodes the following:
- the LOC144324272 gene encoding leukocyte immunoglobulin-like receptor subfamily A member 6; this translates as MEGSARTLNFTALLCLGLCWGPWDQAQAGTLPKPSIWADPGLMATKGSSVTLWCQTSLQADAYYLFKERVSRYFYMEISQDSKTKASYFIESMSTHEAGRYQCAYQSRKSWSQRSDLLTLVVTGVLGAPTLSANPGPVVASGVNMSLSCSSRYPWYSFHLLKEQGADVPQHLDLTILRERYRALFPVGPVNTSHGGTYRCYISQQSYPYSWSHPSDPLHLQVTGAYREPSLSAQPGSLVHSGDNLTLQCRSEAGFDRFALTKDEELRPAQHLDGQPSPDFPLDPVNRTHGGRYRCYSGHNLSSTWSAPSAPLDILITGIYPKPSLSAQPGPSVSWGENVTLQCRSEIWFNTFHLSKEGSLAPPQHLHLQDTAIPYEVNFTLNPVTSDHQGTYRCYSSHNSFPYLLSSPSDSLELLVSASNSQDYTVQNLIRFGMSALILMVLGVLLFQAQHSQRRPQGAART